The following are encoded together in the Brassica napus cultivar Da-Ae chromosome A9, Da-Ae, whole genome shotgun sequence genome:
- the LOC106437210 gene encoding L-ascorbate oxidase homolog encodes MARGKATSLLHILLLGSLLISLVSVKGESPYKFYTWTVTYGIISPLGVPQQVILINGQFPGPKLEVVTNDNIILNLINKLDQPFLLTWNGIKQRKNSWQDGVLGTNCPIPPNSNFTYKFQTKDQIGTYNYFPSTAFHKAAGGFGAINVYARPRIPIPYLLPVSDFTLLIGDWFKTNHKTLQQRLDSGGVLPFPDGMLINGQTQTSFTGDQGKTYMLRISNVGLSSTFNFRIQGHKMKVVEVEGSHVIQNDYESLDVHVGQSLSLLVTLNQPPKDYYIVASTRFLRRKLNVTGLLRYSNSRVPASGAPPPLPPGELIWSMRQARTFRWNLTANAARPNPQGSFHYGKIKPTKSFVFSNSAPLINGKQRYAVNGVSYVNSETPVKLADHFNIAGVFSTNAIQSVPSNSRVTVATSVVQASLHDFLEIVFQNSEKSVQSWHLDGYDFWVVGFGSGQWTPAKRRLYNLGDALTRHTTQVYPNAWTTILLSLDNQGMWNMRSARWDRQYLGQQFYLKVWDPVKSLANEYNPPDNLLRCGKAVGRHL; translated from the exons ATGGCAAGAGGGAAAGCAACATCTTTGCTTCATATTCTCCTTCTTGGATCTTTGTTGATCAGTTTGGTGTCAGTGAAAGGAGAAAGCCCTTACAAGTTTTACACTTGGACAGTGACTTATGGCATTATCTCTCCTCTTGGTGTCCCTCAACAG gtgATTCTGATCAATGGTCAGTTTCCTGGTCCAAAGCTTGAAGTTGTGACTAATGACAACATCATCCTCAATCTCATCAACAAACTTGACCAACCTTTCCTCTTGACCTG GAATGGAATAAAGCAGAGGAAGAACTCATGGCAAGATGGTGTATTGGGAACAAACTGTCCAATCCCACCAAACTCAAACTTCACTTACAAGTTCCAAACCAAAGATCAGATCGGAACTTACAACTACTTCCCTTCCACAGCCTTTCACAAAGCGGCCGGTGGATTCGGAGCTATCAACGTCTATGCAAGGCCTAGGATCCCAATCCCTTACCTTCTCCCAGTCTCAGACTTCACTCTACTCATCGGTGATTGGTTTAAAACCAACCACAAAACGCTCCAACAGCGTTTGGACTCTGGTGGGGTCCTTCCATTTCCAGACGGTATGCTCATAAACGGACAAACCCAAACTTCATTCACAGGCGACCAAG GGAAGACTTACATGTTGAGAATCTCCAATGTTGGGTTATCGAGCACTTTCAATTTCAGAATCCAAGGACATAAGATGAAAGTAGTCGAAGTTGAAGGCTCTCACGTGATTCAAAACGATTATGAGTCTCTTGACGTTCACGTTGGccagtctctctctcttcttgtcACCTTAAACCAACCTCCTAAAGATTATTACATCGTTGCAAGCACCCGGTTCCTGAGAAGGAAGCTTAACGTTACTGGTCTGTTGCGCTATTCAAACTCCCGAGTCCCAGCTTCTGgtgctcctcctcctcttcctcctggAGAGCTTATTTGGTCCATGAGACAAGCCAGAACATTCAGGTGGAACTTAACGGCTAATGCAGCTAGGCCAAACCCTCAAGGATCATTCCACTACGGGAAAATCAAACCGACCAAGTCGTTTGTTTTCTCGAACTCAGCTCCTTTGATCAACGGGAAGCAGCGCTATGCGGTTAATGGAGTCTCCTATGTGAACTCAGAGACGCCTGTGAAACTTGCTGACCACTTCAACATCGCAGGAGTGTTCAGCACGAATGCTATTCAGAGCGTCCCCTCTAACTCGCGTGTGACTGTTGCGACGTCTGTTGTTCAAGCATCTCTCCATGATTTTCTTGAAATTGTGTTTCAGAACAGTGAGAAGTCAGTGCAGTCATGGCACCTTGACGGTTATGACTTTTGGGTCGTTGG ATTTGGTTCTGGACAATGGACTCCTGCGAAGAGAAGACTTTACAATCTTGGTGATGCTCTTACAAGACACACAACTCAG GTGTACCCAAACGCTTGGACAACAATATTGCTGTCTTTGGACAACCAAGGGATGTGGAATATGAGATCGGCTAGATGGGACAGACAATATCTAGGACAACAGTTTTATCTAAAAGTGTGGGATCCAGTGAAGAGTCTTGCCAATGAGTACAATCCTCCAGATAATCTTCTTCGCTGTGGCAAAGCTGTTGGAAGACACCTTTAG